One stretch of Nitrosococcus watsonii C-113 DNA includes these proteins:
- a CDS encoding LysM peptidoglycan-binding domain-containing protein encodes MADFKRGDSNYVRSAYRRSGSERPEYGRSKNRGQIWSVIIVLLLIVVLAGGAVWMYLNGKGEEEAVVSKESEVASPQIAESSTTEMEPSQQGGTEEGFTSTAPSDEDEFASSTPSEEEDEFASILEELGVGNEPSEEETSASSSTVEPQAKGSAAEDNTAMGAAPEEPQSFAEEEEQFSTEEFTIPEEEQPEEAGGRQTELATGQPRGAGTERQLEETQKRGETNKKGAEEESFAAVTPSFEETPAPSKPQSAGSFPETVTVRSGDSLSVIADRVYGDAGKWRLIYEANQDQLENPDQLLVGMKLTIPAPND; translated from the coding sequence ATGGCTGATTTTAAACGTGGCGATTCTAACTACGTACGGTCCGCCTACAGGCGGTCAGGTTCTGAACGGCCCGAATATGGGCGTTCTAAAAATCGTGGGCAGATTTGGTCTGTCATCATCGTGCTTTTGCTGATCGTCGTGTTGGCGGGAGGCGCGGTATGGATGTATCTCAATGGTAAAGGCGAAGAAGAAGCCGTGGTAAGCAAAGAATCTGAAGTTGCTAGCCCGCAAATAGCTGAGTCAAGTACCACCGAGATGGAGCCTTCCCAGCAAGGAGGCACTGAAGAAGGATTTACCTCTACAGCTCCCAGTGACGAAGATGAGTTTGCATCTTCAACTCCCAGCGAGGAAGAAGATGAATTTGCTTCTATTTTAGAAGAATTAGGGGTAGGGAATGAGCCCAGCGAAGAAGAAACTTCCGCCTCCTCCAGTACGGTAGAGCCGCAAGCAAAGGGATCAGCCGCTGAAGATAATACTGCAATGGGGGCTGCGCCGGAGGAGCCCCAGTCCTTTGCTGAGGAAGAAGAGCAATTTTCTACCGAGGAATTTACTATACCTGAAGAAGAGCAGCCAGAAGAAGCGGGTGGAAGGCAAACTGAACTGGCTACCGGTCAGCCTAGAGGGGCTGGGACTGAGCGGCAATTAGAGGAAACCCAAAAGAGAGGGGAAACTAATAAAAAGGGAGCAGAAGAGGAAAGCTTTGCTGCGGTAACCCCGTCATTTGAAGAAACTCCAGCCCCCAGTAAGCCCCAATCGGCAGGATCATTTCCAGAGACGGTCACTGTTCGGTCAGGTGATTCCCTTTCCGTTATCGCTGACCGTGTTTATGGTGATGCGGGTAAGTGGCGTTTAATTTATGAAGCTAATCAGGATCAATTGGAAAACCCTGATCAATTATTGGTAGGGATGAAGTTAACCATTCCTGCTCCAAATGATTAG
- a CDS encoding (Fe-S)-binding protein, whose protein sequence is MEKGTDRCVRCGLCLPHCPTYRLTGDESESPRGRISLIRALAQNQLTPTPPLLGHLERCLTCRACESVCPSDVPYGRLIDTVRAQVRGQQSRGQRIKKHLLHQWLIPRPTLLRGLGGVMRLAQRMGVVGLARRSGLLEALGWASLEALLPELPPRQSWRPFFPAQGEERGQVALFTGCVTDVVDQPSLMAAVQLLNQIGYGVHIPRKQVCCGALARHDGEPERASALAVENVKAFATTGDVEAILCVASGCTTSLLDYPQWLQEMGAETVAACGFAGKLWDINQFLLQKAWPTSVTLKPLAKRIAVQDPCSLRHVLCQHEAVYALLRRIPEADILPLPSNGQCCGAAGSYMLTQPEFAQCLRAEKINALQQIQPDILVSSNIGCALYLVAGIKEAALPIETLHPVQLLARQLSF, encoded by the coding sequence ATGGAAAAAGGGACGGATCGCTGTGTCAGATGTGGATTGTGTTTGCCCCATTGCCCTACTTACCGTCTGACCGGTGATGAAAGTGAATCTCCCCGGGGCCGGATTTCTCTTATTAGGGCATTAGCACAGAATCAGCTAACGCCTACTCCGCCCTTATTAGGCCATTTGGAACGCTGCCTAACTTGCCGTGCCTGCGAGTCAGTCTGTCCTTCTGATGTTCCCTATGGGCGTTTAATTGATACCGTTCGTGCTCAAGTTCGAGGCCAGCAGTCTCGTGGGCAGCGGATTAAAAAACATCTCCTTCACCAGTGGCTAATTCCTCGCCCGACCCTGCTTCGTGGCCTTGGAGGAGTAATGAGACTAGCTCAGCGCATGGGGGTGGTGGGATTAGCTCGGCGCAGTGGGTTGTTAGAAGCTTTAGGATGGGCTTCGCTAGAGGCTTTGCTGCCTGAATTGCCTCCTCGGCAAAGTTGGCGGCCTTTTTTCCCTGCTCAGGGCGAGGAGCGGGGTCAAGTTGCTTTATTTACGGGTTGCGTTACTGATGTGGTGGATCAACCCTCATTAATGGCAGCGGTGCAACTGCTAAACCAGATAGGTTATGGGGTCCATATTCCCAGGAAGCAGGTTTGCTGCGGTGCTTTGGCGAGACACGATGGCGAGCCGGAACGGGCCTCGGCGCTAGCGGTTGAAAACGTTAAAGCGTTTGCTACTACTGGGGATGTTGAAGCGATTCTCTGCGTTGCCAGCGGTTGCACAACGAGTTTGCTAGACTATCCCCAGTGGTTGCAAGAGATGGGAGCGGAGACTGTCGCCGCTTGTGGTTTTGCTGGTAAACTTTGGGATATTAACCAATTTTTACTTCAAAAGGCTTGGCCGACAAGTGTAACGCTGAAGCCTCTAGCAAAACGGATTGCGGTACAGGACCCTTGCAGCTTGCGCCATGTTTTGTGCCAGCACGAGGCAGTATATGCCTTATTGCGCCGAATACCAGAGGCTGATATTTTACCGCTCCCGAGCAATGGACAATGCTGTGGCGCTGCTGGAAGCTATATGCTAACCCAGCCGGAATTCGCTCAATGTCTACGTGCCGAGAAAATAAACGCCTTACAGCAAATTCAACCTGATATTTTGGTGTCCTCCAATATCGGGTGTGCGCTGTACTTGGTGGCGGGGATAAAAGAGGCGGCCCTTCCCATTGAAACCTTGCATCCTGTGCAATTATTAGCTCGGCAACTTAGTTTTTAG
- a CDS encoding cytochrome c-type biogenesis protein: protein MIRTLLLMVTLAGSQAVFAADPAIFKFDNPSQEARFQQLAEELRCLVCQNQSLADSHADLAGDLRREIHQKMQQGASNEEIVDFLVQRYGDFVLYRPPMRPTTYLLWFGPVLLLLLGFGVFIIVMRRRHQALTPTLSEAEHRRMAKLLEEEDS, encoded by the coding sequence ATGATTCGGACACTACTGTTGATGGTTACCCTGGCGGGATCACAGGCAGTCTTTGCCGCTGATCCTGCTATTTTCAAATTTGATAACCCAAGCCAAGAAGCCAGATTCCAGCAATTAGCTGAAGAGCTGCGGTGTTTGGTCTGCCAAAACCAATCCCTCGCCGATTCCCATGCTGATCTAGCGGGCGATTTGCGGCGCGAAATTCATCAAAAGATGCAGCAGGGTGCCAGCAATGAAGAAATTGTTGATTTTCTGGTACAACGTTACGGGGATTTTGTCCTTTACCGCCCGCCAATGCGGCCTACCACCTATTTGCTTTGGTTTGGGCCTGTATTACTTTTATTGCTGGGATTTGGGGTATTCATCATTGTCATGCGAAGGCGCCACCAGGCCTTGACCCCTACCCTTTCTGAAGCGGAACATCGCCGTATGGCTAAACTACTGGAAGAAGAGGACTCATGA
- the coq7 gene encoding 2-polyprenyl-3-methyl-6-methoxy-1,4-benzoquinone monooxygenase, with protein MEGRRLSQLDHAIINFDSALRTVFGQPRATERASPASGIAEGALSEKERRLSGCLMRVNHAGEVAAQALYQGQALTARLTEIRKAMENAAREENEHLVWCQQRVQELGAHTSYFGLFWYGGSFVIGALAGMAGDKWSLGFVAETERQVVKHLERHLDRISAQDTPSRAILEQMKEDEARHATVALEAGGVELPSSIKALMGATSKVMTRTAYWI; from the coding sequence ATGGAAGGGAGAAGATTGTCGCAGCTTGACCATGCCATCATTAATTTTGATAGTGCTTTACGTACGGTTTTCGGACAACCTCGGGCAACCGAAAGGGCTAGTCCTGCCTCTGGTATTGCAGAAGGAGCATTGAGTGAGAAAGAACGGAGGCTTTCAGGGTGCTTGATGCGGGTCAATCATGCGGGGGAAGTGGCTGCCCAAGCTTTGTATCAAGGACAGGCATTAACTGCGCGCCTTACCGAGATTCGAAAAGCTATGGAGAATGCCGCTAGGGAGGAGAACGAACATCTCGTTTGGTGCCAGCAGCGAGTACAAGAGCTTGGGGCCCATACCAGTTACTTTGGCCTCTTTTGGTATGGGGGCTCTTTTGTCATCGGCGCCTTGGCGGGGATGGCGGGAGACAAGTGGAGTCTAGGCTTTGTGGCCGAGACGGAACGTCAAGTCGTTAAACACCTAGAACGACATTTAGATCGTATTTCCGCTCAAGATACCCCAAGTCGGGCTATCTTAGAGCAAATGAAAGAGGATGAAGCTCGGCATGCTACAGTGGCTTTAGAAGCCGGTGGAGTGGAGTTACCTTCTTCCATTAAGGCCTTGATGGGGGCCACATCGAAAGTGATGACCCGAACGGCGTATTGGATATAG
- a CDS encoding heme lyase CcmF/NrfE family subunit yields the protein MTPELGQLALILALTLALSQAILPLIGAQRGIIGWMNVARTAAYGQCFFLIIAFTCLAISFLNNDFSVAYVANNSNSALPPAYRFAAIWGSHEGSLLLWSLTLGLWTVAVALFSRSIPLAYVARVLAVMGMVNVGFLLFMLLTSNPFLRLFPAPLDGQDLNPLLQDPGLVMHPPMLYMGYVGFSVAFSFAIAALIGKRLDAAWARWSRPWTVVAWLFLSIGITLGSWWAYYELGWGGWWFWDPVENASFMPWLVGTALIHSLAVTEKRDAFKRWTVLLAIFTFSLSLLGTFIVRSGVLTSVHAFATDPTRGVFILILLGLAVGGSLLLYAVRAPQVRDTGRFHLLSREGLLLANNVVLIVAAGSVLLGTLYPLVLEGLGLGKISVGPPYFDTVFVPLMVILAFLLGAGPLSRWKQQSLGELIKKLGFIFAISLTIGILVPYVVDKGDVFSAAAGLTVAIWIALTTLLGLWNRLRNRGGIVAGARSLSRSFIGMSLAHTGFAVAIVGVTLTTIYGQDRDVGITVGETAELGAYEFRLDKVHEVDGPNYRAIEGTVSVFKDEDLITTLHPQKRIYLVQTSPMTEAGIDAGLFRDLFVALGESLGNNAWSLRIQFKPFVRWIWLGGLLMALGGAVAASDRRYRVSAQKMRFKLKPSQPEATAEI from the coding sequence ATGACTCCAGAACTTGGACAACTCGCACTGATTTTAGCCCTCACTCTAGCCCTCTCCCAGGCAATATTGCCTCTTATTGGTGCCCAGCGTGGAATCATAGGCTGGATGAATGTAGCACGAACTGCCGCTTATGGTCAGTGTTTCTTTCTAATCATTGCCTTCACCTGCCTGGCCATCAGCTTTCTCAATAATGATTTTTCCGTGGCCTACGTAGCTAATAACTCTAATTCAGCGCTGCCACCAGCCTATCGGTTTGCCGCCATCTGGGGGTCCCATGAAGGATCGCTATTACTGTGGAGCTTAACTCTAGGCCTGTGGACAGTAGCCGTGGCCCTGTTTAGCCGTAGCATACCATTAGCCTATGTAGCCCGTGTATTAGCCGTCATGGGCATGGTTAATGTGGGCTTTTTGTTATTTATGCTCCTAACCTCTAATCCATTTTTACGTCTTTTCCCCGCCCCCCTGGACGGACAAGATCTCAATCCTTTATTGCAAGACCCCGGCCTAGTGATGCACCCTCCTATGCTTTATATGGGTTACGTAGGCTTTTCCGTCGCCTTTAGCTTTGCCATTGCAGCACTTATCGGCAAACGCCTAGATGCAGCCTGGGCGCGCTGGTCTAGACCCTGGACGGTAGTTGCTTGGTTATTTTTATCCATTGGGATTACCTTAGGGAGTTGGTGGGCCTACTACGAACTCGGTTGGGGCGGCTGGTGGTTCTGGGATCCGGTTGAAAATGCTTCCTTTATGCCGTGGCTTGTGGGTACCGCGCTGATTCATTCCCTTGCAGTAACTGAAAAACGGGATGCCTTCAAACGCTGGACAGTACTGCTGGCCATTTTTACTTTCTCCCTCAGTCTGCTCGGAACCTTTATAGTGCGTTCCGGGGTGCTCACCTCCGTGCATGCCTTTGCAACGGATCCTACGCGGGGTGTTTTTATCCTAATATTGCTGGGGCTCGCCGTAGGCGGATCACTCCTTCTCTATGCCGTGCGGGCGCCGCAGGTACGGGATACAGGCCGTTTTCACCTTCTCTCCCGCGAAGGGCTTCTATTGGCGAATAATGTCGTACTGATAGTCGCTGCGGGCAGCGTGTTGTTAGGTACTCTTTATCCATTGGTTCTGGAAGGATTAGGGTTAGGTAAAATCTCGGTTGGCCCACCTTATTTTGATACCGTATTTGTGCCTTTAATGGTTATCCTAGCCTTCTTGCTAGGAGCGGGCCCCCTATCACGCTGGAAACAGCAAAGCTTGGGGGAGCTTATTAAAAAACTAGGTTTTATCTTTGCCATTAGCTTAACGATTGGAATTCTAGTTCCTTATGTCGTTGATAAAGGTGATGTTTTCAGTGCGGCTGCCGGGCTGACCGTCGCTATTTGGATTGCCCTCACGACCCTGCTTGGTCTCTGGAATCGACTCCGGAACCGGGGGGGGATTGTGGCGGGAGCACGCTCCTTATCGCGGAGCTTTATAGGCATGTCTCTAGCCCATACCGGCTTTGCGGTCGCTATTGTCGGCGTCACCTTAACTACTATCTATGGACAGGACCGAGATGTGGGCATTACCGTGGGCGAGACAGCGGAATTAGGCGCCTATGAGTTTCGCCTAGATAAAGTTCATGAAGTTGATGGTCCTAACTATCGGGCCATTGAAGGAACTGTATCCGTTTTCAAAGACGAAGATTTGATCACAACTCTCCACCCTCAAAAACGCATCTACCTAGTACAAACTTCTCCCATGACGGAAGCAGGTATTGATGCAGGGCTATTCCGGGATTTATTCGTTGCCTTGGGAGAATCCCTTGGGAATAATGCTTGGAGTCTACGCATTCAATTTAAACCTTTTGTACGCTGGATCTGGCTGGGTGGATTATTGATGGCCCTAGGCGGCGCGGTTGCCGCCAGTGATCGGCGCTATCGGGTGAGCGCACAAAAAATGCGCTTTAAGCTTAAACCCTCCCAACCTGAGGCTACGGCTGAAATCTAA
- a CDS encoding DsbE family thiol:disulfide interchange protein, which produces MLRYTIPLIVFTGLVLFFAVGLQRDPRQVPSPFIGKPAPELGVPQLRTPDKEIYRSDLLGKPALINVWASWCVACRAEHEVLIRLARETQLPIIGLNYKDERGAALQWLANLGDPYTAIAVDTDGQVGIEWGVYGVPESFLLDPKGVIRYKQIGPLTWKVVEDKLFPLIQSFGTQGG; this is translated from the coding sequence ATGTTGCGCTATACTATTCCCTTAATCGTTTTTACGGGCCTAGTCCTATTCTTTGCTGTTGGCTTACAACGGGATCCCCGACAAGTGCCATCGCCGTTTATCGGCAAACCGGCCCCGGAGCTGGGGGTTCCCCAGCTCAGAACGCCTGACAAGGAAATCTACCGCAGTGACCTCCTGGGTAAGCCAGCCCTGATCAATGTATGGGCCAGTTGGTGCGTTGCCTGCCGAGCGGAACATGAAGTTCTGATTCGGCTGGCGAGAGAAACCCAGTTGCCCATCATTGGTCTCAACTACAAAGACGAACGAGGGGCCGCATTACAATGGTTAGCCAACCTGGGCGATCCCTATACGGCCATTGCTGTCGATACGGACGGACAAGTGGGTATCGAATGGGGTGTTTATGGGGTTCCTGAATCCTTTCTTCTCGATCCCAAAGGCGTCATTCGTTATAAGCAAATTGGTCCCCTAACCTGGAAGGTTGTAGAAGACAAGCTGTTCCCTCTAATTCAGTCATTCGGGACTCAAGGGGGTTAA
- the ccmI gene encoding c-type cytochrome biogenesis protein CcmI, with protein MTSMSIFWIAAGIMVLLALSFLLPPLLRRPNQQVLDETTAEIAVYRERLRELRAELRNSTLSEEQFSLARRELEEAMAADLATDTTPLTKLKSKRHWITALFLLLFTPSLAFVAYQQLGAGDQVARFWAMEEGSQQEMDTMRHAMEGLKARLAEHPEDVRGWQLLGRTYLATNEFAKASEALGRAYTLDDQNPDVILDYAEALAASQGRRLQGAPLKLVHRALELAPQHPKALWLAAVNALQTNQDGEAKTYLQQLASQLPPGSEEERMVRAHLAQLAPEMATSGATTDARATTETRASATATNTKEGNTPAPSIEVKVALDPALQSEVSESSTVFVFARAAKGPPMPLAAARHQVKDLPITVVLNDSMAMMPSMKMSNFSEFQIGARVSWSGNPVPQSGDFEGFAEGIIPATSSKPVSVVINQRVP; from the coding sequence ATGACTTCCATGTCAATATTTTGGATAGCTGCAGGAATAATGGTGCTTCTTGCGCTCAGTTTTTTGCTCCCACCTTTATTACGTCGCCCTAATCAACAGGTTCTTGACGAAACTACGGCGGAGATCGCAGTTTACCGGGAACGACTACGGGAACTACGCGCAGAGCTTCGTAATAGTACTCTGAGCGAAGAACAATTTTCTCTGGCCCGACGTGAGCTAGAAGAAGCCATGGCCGCCGATCTTGCTACGGACACCACACCTCTTACTAAACTCAAATCAAAACGGCATTGGATCACTGCGCTCTTTCTGCTCTTATTCACGCCCTCACTGGCCTTCGTGGCCTACCAACAGCTTGGGGCGGGTGATCAAGTTGCACGTTTTTGGGCTATGGAAGAGGGATCTCAGCAAGAAATGGATACTATGCGTCATGCCATGGAGGGGCTTAAAGCACGGCTTGCAGAACACCCTGAAGATGTCAGAGGATGGCAATTGCTAGGCCGCACCTATTTGGCTACGAATGAATTTGCGAAAGCTTCCGAAGCATTAGGCCGAGCCTATACCTTGGATGACCAAAATCCTGATGTCATTTTGGACTATGCGGAAGCCCTTGCCGCGAGCCAAGGACGGCGTCTGCAGGGAGCGCCTTTGAAACTGGTACATCGTGCGCTTGAGCTTGCCCCCCAACATCCCAAAGCGTTGTGGCTAGCAGCGGTAAACGCGCTCCAAACGAACCAGGACGGAGAAGCAAAAACCTACCTTCAGCAGCTCGCTTCCCAGCTCCCACCAGGTAGCGAGGAAGAGCGTATGGTGCGCGCCCATTTGGCGCAATTAGCACCAGAAATGGCGACTAGTGGGGCAACAACAGACGCTCGCGCTACTACAGAAACGCGAGCTTCGGCAACCGCTACCAACACGAAGGAAGGAAATACTCCGGCTCCTAGCATCGAAGTGAAAGTAGCGCTTGATCCCGCCCTCCAGAGTGAGGTCTCTGAAAGTTCTACCGTCTTCGTTTTTGCCCGTGCAGCTAAAGGTCCTCCCATGCCCTTAGCAGCCGCCCGGCATCAAGTTAAGGATCTACCTATCACAGTAGTATTAAATGATTCCATGGCGATGATGCCGAGCATGAAGATGTCGAATTTTAGCGAGTTTCAAATTGGGGCTCGAGTTTCTTGGTCAGGTAATCCGGTGCCTCAAAGTGGTGATTTCGAAGGATTTGCCGAAGGTATTATTCCAGCTACCTCTTCCAAACCAGTATCGGTAGTTATTAACCAGCGTGTCCCCTAA
- a CDS encoding ABC transporter ATP-binding protein, giving the protein MDARPWEGVRSVPLTESLLRVEGLKTWFETSAGTVRAVDGVDFEINPGETFVLLGESGCGKSMTALSVMRLIAVPPGHITAQRIVLGNRNLLELPERAMRKLRGRKIAMIFQEPQTSLNPVFTVGDQIGESLRVHLGLRRSSLRQRVLELLEAVGIPHPRQRIDDYPHQFSGGMRQRVMIAMALAGEPELLIADEPTTALDVTIQTQILELLKGLQRERGLSILLITHDLGVVSQMADRIGVMYAGHLVEQASRERFFTDPLHPYSRKLFEALPTHGKRDQRLNVIQGSVPPLTQLFKACRFVDRCDFAWEACRIQAPKWMLAESGHHVRCHLYDPEIAPSRPSESQSNYARSPLPAAQPAGQVLLKVKDLKVYFPIRKGILRRMSGHIKAVDGVSLEIRRAETLALVGESGCGKTTTGKGILQLLPVTAGSVRLNGEELTRLKGRALRQRRADFQVIFQDPFASMNPRMTVADIVEEGMIVQRVGGSAEARQERVAELLQWVGLPAEARDRYPHEFSGGQRQRICIARALAVKPKLIVCDEPTSALDVSVQAQILNLLREVQHELGLSYLFITHNLAVVEYLAHRIAVMHLGRIVEEGTVAQVLQQPQHSYTKMLLAAVPSVERD; this is encoded by the coding sequence ATGGATGCCCGCCCGTGGGAGGGAGTAAGGAGTGTACCTTTGACTGAATCCCTGCTGCGAGTCGAAGGGCTTAAAACTTGGTTTGAAACCTCAGCGGGGACGGTGCGGGCCGTCGATGGAGTGGATTTTGAAATTAATCCAGGCGAGACTTTTGTGCTGCTGGGAGAATCTGGCTGTGGTAAATCCATGACGGCACTTTCGGTAATGAGGCTGATAGCTGTTCCTCCAGGCCATATAACCGCACAAAGAATAGTCCTGGGTAATCGTAATCTGCTAGAGCTGCCAGAAAGGGCTATGCGCAAGTTACGAGGTCGAAAGATTGCGATGATCTTCCAAGAGCCCCAAACCTCCCTGAACCCCGTTTTTACCGTAGGAGATCAAATCGGCGAGAGTTTACGTGTCCATCTTGGCCTGCGGCGCTCCTCTCTCCGTCAACGAGTTTTAGAGCTTTTAGAAGCGGTGGGTATTCCCCATCCCAGGCAGCGCATCGATGATTATCCCCACCAATTTTCGGGAGGAATGAGGCAGCGGGTGATGATTGCTATGGCCCTAGCTGGAGAGCCCGAGCTGCTGATTGCGGATGAGCCTACGACCGCCTTGGATGTAACTATCCAAACCCAAATTTTAGAACTGCTCAAAGGATTGCAAAGGGAACGGGGTCTCTCTATTCTTTTGATTACACACGATCTAGGAGTCGTGTCCCAGATGGCTGATCGGATCGGAGTAATGTACGCGGGGCACTTAGTGGAACAGGCCAGCCGGGAGCGTTTTTTCACTGACCCGCTTCATCCATATTCCCGCAAGCTCTTTGAAGCACTTCCTACCCATGGCAAGCGGGATCAGCGTTTGAATGTTATCCAGGGAAGCGTTCCTCCTCTCACCCAGCTTTTTAAGGCTTGCCGTTTTGTTGATCGTTGTGACTTTGCCTGGGAAGCTTGCCGAATACAGGCGCCTAAGTGGATGTTGGCTGAATCGGGCCATCATGTTCGTTGCCATCTTTATGATCCGGAGATTGCTCCGAGTCGGCCTTCAGAGAGCCAGAGTAATTATGCCCGATCGCCTTTGCCAGCGGCACAACCTGCGGGTCAAGTGCTGCTCAAGGTAAAAGATCTGAAAGTGTATTTTCCCATTCGCAAGGGAATATTACGGCGGATGAGCGGCCATATCAAAGCGGTTGATGGCGTTTCCCTGGAAATTCGTCGTGCTGAAACGTTGGCTTTAGTGGGGGAATCGGGTTGCGGCAAGACCACCACGGGTAAAGGGATCTTGCAGTTGTTGCCGGTGACTGCTGGTAGTGTGCGACTTAACGGTGAAGAATTGACTAGGCTTAAGGGACGCGCTCTGCGCCAGCGGCGGGCTGATTTCCAGGTTATCTTCCAAGATCCCTTTGCTTCCATGAATCCGCGCATGACGGTTGCTGATATCGTAGAAGAAGGCATGATTGTTCAGCGAGTGGGGGGAAGTGCCGAGGCCCGGCAAGAGCGGGTTGCTGAATTATTGCAGTGGGTAGGGTTGCCGGCTGAAGCTCGGGATCGTTACCCCCACGAATTTTCTGGCGGGCAGCGGCAACGGATCTGTATCGCTCGTGCTTTAGCAGTTAAGCCCAAGCTTATTGTTTGCGATGAACCGACCAGTGCTTTGGATGTTTCCGTCCAGGCCCAAATTTTGAATTTGCTGCGCGAAGTTCAGCATGAGTTGGGTCTGTCCTATTTATTTATTACCCATAATCTGGCGGTAGTTGAATATTTGGCCCATCGGATAGCGGTGATGCATTTAGGCCGCATTGTGGAAGAAGGTACGGTAGCCCAAGTGCTCCAGCAACCCCAGCATTCTTATACTAAAATGCTTCTTGCCGCGGTGCCTTCGGTAGAGAGGGATTAA
- a CDS encoding ABC transporter permease, which translates to MSFQPVFLWTDILIYLLLAMLAVAIVVIRRRKYLRAAWKHVLRSRRGQIASVILLAYALIGLLDSIHLRQALALPPTLQATTSVQYSSEALSLLDLWVSHLRERMETTYSAPFATHLYTKALVTLPDGEQLRAYPRLKYGGAHLADPAERWRDIARTVSLAVGKGILCWLFFTLLGLAWLAKRRGVSYSVYLGWVLRGSPSAPWRVALTTVGIMLVFAFMAAALSQDYHILGTNKVGQDVFYQSLKSIRTGLVIGTLTTLVMLPFALVLGIVAGYFRGWIDDIIQYIYTTLNSIPGVLLIAAAILMLEVYIGNHPEQFGTVAERADLRLLFLCLILGMTSWTGLCRILRGETLKLREADYVLAAQAFGVSRSKILLHHILPNVMHIVLISVVLDFSGLVLAEAVLSYVGVGVDPSTMSWGNMINSARLEMAREPMVWWSLTAAFLFMFILVLAANLFSDVVQEALDPRMG; encoded by the coding sequence ATGTCTTTTCAGCCCGTTTTTCTCTGGACCGATATTCTCATCTACCTGCTACTAGCCATGCTGGCAGTCGCCATAGTTGTGATTCGCCGACGCAAATATCTGCGCGCGGCCTGGAAACATGTTTTGCGTAGCCGTCGGGGCCAAATTGCCTCGGTAATTCTTCTCGCCTATGCTTTAATAGGACTTTTGGATTCGATTCATTTACGCCAGGCTTTAGCACTTCCCCCGACTCTGCAGGCAACTACTTCGGTTCAATATTCTTCCGAGGCACTCAGCCTGTTAGATCTGTGGGTTTCTCATTTGCGAGAACGGATGGAGACCACCTATTCGGCTCCCTTTGCTACTCATCTTTATACGAAAGCGTTAGTAACGCTGCCAGATGGAGAGCAGCTGCGAGCTTATCCTCGATTAAAATATGGAGGTGCCCATTTAGCCGATCCGGCAGAACGTTGGCGTGATATAGCCCGGACAGTATCCCTAGCCGTCGGGAAAGGCATCCTTTGCTGGTTGTTTTTCACCCTCTTGGGGTTGGCCTGGTTAGCGAAACGGCGGGGTGTAAGTTATTCCGTTTATCTAGGGTGGGTACTGCGGGGTAGCCCGAGTGCCCCGTGGCGGGTTGCTTTGACCACAGTTGGGATTATGTTGGTATTCGCCTTTATGGCTGCTGCCTTAAGCCAGGACTACCATATTTTGGGAACCAATAAAGTTGGCCAAGATGTTTTTTATCAGAGTTTGAAGAGTATTCGTACTGGGCTTGTGATTGGTACATTGACTACCTTGGTGATGCTCCCCTTTGCGCTGGTGCTGGGAATCGTTGCAGGTTATTTTCGGGGCTGGATAGATGATATTATTCAATATATATATACTACCCTTAATTCTATTCCCGGGGTATTGCTGATCGCAGCGGCGATCCTCATGCTGGAAGTCTATATTGGTAATCATCCGGAGCAGTTTGGGACTGTAGCCGAGCGGGCTGATCTGCGTCTTCTTTTTCTCTGCCTTATTCTTGGAATGACCAGTTGGACTGGACTATGCCGAATCCTGCGGGGGGAGACCCTTAAGCTTCGAGAAGCCGACTATGTTTTGGCGGCCCAAGCCTTTGGAGTCAGCCGGAGTAAAATTTTGCTCCACCATATTTTGCCTAATGTGATGCATATTGTGTTGATATCGGTAGTGCTGGATTTCAGCGGGCTTGTGCTTGCTGAGGCGGTATTATCCTATGTGGGGGTAGGGGTTGATCCTTCCACTATGAGTTGGGGCAATATGATCAACAGCGCCCGCTTGGAGATGGCCCGGGAACCAATGGTATGGTGGTCTTTAACAGCGGCTTTCCTGTTTATGTTTATCCTAGTTCTCGCCGCCAATCTGTTTTCTGATGTGGTACAGGAGGCATTGGATCCGCGAATGGGCTAG